The uncultured Bacteroides sp. genome includes the window GAGAAGGAAATTAATAACTATCAAGTTACTCCATCTCTGAATTTTCAAGACGAATTAAAAAGAATGTTTAACAAGATATCTTTACCAATGGCACTACAGGTGGGTGGGAAAGATATTCCAAATACAGAAGAAATTATTTCGAGCATAAATTATAAGATACCAGACTCTCAAAAACGATCTGTTATTTTTGAATACCATGATTATGTCGAAGATGAAAATAATTTTAACTATCAACTATTCAGAAAGATATTCTATGAAAACGATGGCGATGGAGGTGTAGAGGTAATGTCTTCTCCAGTTGAATGTAACAGCCCTACAATCATAGATGAATACAGAAAACAATATTGTCACATGAAATTTAATCAACTAAATAACTTTATAATTAACAAAGAAAAGGAAGACAAACTTGACTCCGAATAAATGAATACAAAAATATATTTTGATGAAGCTGGAAATAGTGGTGATAATCTGCTCGACAAAGAGCAGCCTATATATGTTTTAGCATCTCATAATTTTAATGAGGAAGAAACAAGACTGATTCTTGCTCCACTACTGCCATTAAATAATGGAGAAATACATTTTTATAAATTATGCAAATCTAAAAAATACCACAAAAGCATTATTGAGGTATTGAATAATGAGATGTTAGATTGTTCTCGTGTCGTCATGACAGCTGCTGACAAACGATTTGCTCTTTGGTGTAATATCGTTGACAAATTGGTAGAACCGTTTTATGCAAAAGTGCTAAATGAAGACATGAACAAAGGTGGTCGTAAATTGCAATTAGCCAATATTTTATATTGGATGCAAACCAAAATAGAAGACAAAGAATTAATTGAAGATTTTCTACAATCGTTCCAGAATTATTATAGAGGAAAGGATTTAAAGAAGCAAGAAGATTATAAAAATGATTTTCTTGTTGCATTGGGACGTATAGAAATGATAAAGGATGAGGATGTAAGAGAATTTTTTGGTTATATTTCTATGTGTAATGCTTTTGACCTATGGGATACACCAGGGCAAAAATACTCATTGGATTTTTCTATTTCTGAATTTAATTATTCCTGTAACCAATGGGGAGAGATACTTCAAGAAAAGTTTAATGTATACCATGACAACTCAAAGCAAATTGAACACTGGAAGGAATATATAAAATTCATGGCTGATGAAAGGATTCCAGAAACAGTTGTAGGATATGGTGATCGAAAACATATTTATCCTTTAAAAATTGACAGACTCGAATTAGTAGATTCAAAAACGTCTATTGAGATACAACTTGCAGATTTATTCGCAAGTTCTCTATCTTATTATTTGAGGAAAACGTACAATGGAATTAATGAACCATTCTTGAAAGAACTGGCTGAAACAAGATTCTTTAACCTCAAATGCTTTATGCAAATTGGAGCAGGGTTAAATCTGAATTCGGAAAAATTTGCGAAAGAGATGCAGAATGGAGGTGTGGATGGTGCTGATTTTATTGTTGAGCAAGAGCAAAAATACTTGAAAAGTAATATGTAGAAACTTCAATATGTGGCAGAATTTGAGTAACTAATTGAAAAACATGATGCAAAACTCCTCGCAGAGTATTTTTATGGGTACTTTTGTGGAAAATTATTTAATATGGAAGCACCTCTATCTTTAAGACGGCCTATTAATTGGCAAGACTTTGAAACTCTATGCAAAAAACTTTGGGGAGAAATATGGGCTTGTACCGAAATTAAAAAAAACGGCAGAATAGGGCAAGCTCAACATGGAGTGGATATATATGGTATACCTAAGAGCGAAACCCAATATTACGGAATACAGTGTAAGGGAAAAGATGAATACACTGATAAGCAATTTACGGAAGATGAAATTATTGCTGAAATTGAAAAGGCAAAATTATTTCAGCCTCCTTTAAAGAAATTATATCTTGCAACTACGGCTGTAAAGGATGCCAAAATTGAAGAGTTTTTTAGAGTTAAAAATTTAGAAAACATAAGTGATGGATTGTTTGAGGTTCACATTTTCTCATGGGAGGACATTGTGGAACTTATTGATGAAAACAAAGAAACTCATGATTTTTATTTAAAGAGTCAAAACTACAAATCAAGGAAAAGCGTTTCTGTAACTTTTCAAAATGCCTCAACTGAGTTGATTATGACACCCGAATTTAAACAAACGACAATACATAGAACTCAAAAAAATATTCCCGCAGTTCCTTTAAACAACTCCCTTAGTGCCATTATGGGGCTTCATAATAAATTTGCAGCTATCCCAACTGCTGTTGCCAGATTTGAAGCGGCAAGTACTAAAATCAATCTAAGTTTGTGCCCTTTATATTTTTAGATACATAATACAGGGGCTGAGCCTCTGGAAGAGTTTAAATTACTGTTTGAAATACACGGGGAGATACAGGAAGTAACGGATGATAACGAAGTAAGGACAGGTACGCATATTTTTCCAAAAATTTATCAAACCCCAGATGTCAGATTAAATAAAGAGAATAAGACAGGAAAAATATTGCCACAAGCATCTATTTTGGTTGGTGACGACACATTTAATTCCGATATGTTTTTTATCAAACTATTGCCGAAAGATTATAGTTTGGAAATAAGATGGAAACTTATTTCCAAAGATTTTAAAGATTCGGGAGTGCTTCAAATTACAGTTGTCCCGAATATAAACTTTGAATATAAAGATATTTTAGTTGAAGACCCGTATTTGGTCGGAATAACAGAAGGCGAGATAGAAGATGTACTTATTAATAAAAATGACGATTAATTATCGTCTATAACGGCTTTTTGCTTCTTTTTCTCCGCGTAAAGCCCTGCTAATTGCTCATGGAAAAAGAAGTTCGGGCAAAGTTTCCCCTGCCCGGATATAAATTCTTAAAATCGTTTTCAAAGGCATTTATAGCCCATTATCAACCATATACCGAAGCCTCCCAGCTACCCACTGAATTGTGGGATTGCGTGGATAGTGGAACGTTCTGCGGCTTAAATTCTCAATGATTAACCGCTCCTGTCGGAGTTGTACGCTGTGGCAGTCGGGTTCTACCTAGTGCAAAAGTTCCTCCAGTTCGTAATAATCTTGTTGTGTGGTAATAATCGGATTGCCGATATATGCGTCTACCCTCATACCTCGCCGAATTTATCAATTTCACATTCAAATATTTATACCTCTGAATCACAGGTATATAAGCCGTTTTTTTGGCGTGGTCTATCGCTTTAGCCTCGGAAGTGAACACGCCGAAAAATACACGGCTTGCCCTTGTCCTGTGAATATCTGTTTGGAATAATATAAATACTGTCATTTTGATAATGTTTTTAAGGAGCGGGATTTCTCCTGCTCCTTGTTGAACTTCAAATTTATACCGCTACTGCCTCCGCTTTGGGTTGCGTTTTGGGTATTCCGACAATCAGCACCTTATCCGCTTGTGGGGTCGGTTTCGCTTCTTTCTTCTCGGATTGGGTCGCTTTGGGCTGTTCCTTACCTTTCATCTTGGCGGTTTCCGACTTCAAAGCGGTGACGTTCACTTCCTTTTTGACAGTTTTTTCGGCTGTTTTAGGGGTTTTCTCCGTCTTGGCGATCTGCTCTGCCTTTTTCGCTTTGGCATCGGCTTTCGCTTTCTTTTCAGCCTTTTTCAGCCCTGCGATACGTTCGTCCAACCGGGCGTTTTTTTTGCCGTAGTCCTCTTTATGAGTGCTTACAATTTCCTCTGTCTGTTCGGGTAGATGCTGTTTTGAGAACGTCAACAACATACCGCCTTTTTCATCGCCTACGGTTCTTGTGCCGTCCGTAAGATGGTTATACAGATAATCACGGCGTACAACGGTTTTCTGTTCTTCGGTCAGCGAAGATGCGATTTTGAGTTTCTTCTCGTCCGTCAGATAGCCGTAATAATCGTTTTCTTTCAGTCCTACGGCTTTGTAATTATGACGGCGCAACTTAGACAGCATAAAGAAATACATTGCTGTTTCTTCATCAGCGGTAAATGCCGACTGCGGTATTTGTTCCGTGCGCAAAAGTTCCTTTAAGCCCTCGGCGGCCTTTTCGTCTGCCAATTCGTTGTTACGCTTTTTCTTGGCGGTAAGGTCGGCGATTAACTGCTCGTTGGTCTTGGTGTCTTTGGTGGCAACCTCTTTGTAGTACATTCTTACATTACTATCGCCGATTTTGGCATACACACGGATTTTGCCCTGCTCTTTCAATTCTTCAAGATGTGCCGTCTGCTTGGTGTACTTCTCCTGTTCCTTGCCGTATTTCTCCTGTGCCTTGTCGTAATCTTCGGGCTTTTTATACTCGGAGGCTTGCGGTTCGGTCGGTGCTGTGGGGTATGAATTAAGGTTATACGTTTGCACGTTCTTAAACTCATAACCGCCTTTTTTGATTATTTGGGTTGCCTCGTTATCGTGACTGTACTGTTCGCCGACAAAAACGAGTTTCGGGTCGGCAAGGGCTACGGCTTGCGCCTGTTCCACAAGGTATGCCGTTTGTTTGTCTAATAAACATTTTTTGTTGGTACACTTGCCACAACCGCCACCCTCGGCGAACAGGTCGAAATTGCTTGAATTGTGAATACATTTCAGACACTTGGATTTATCGAAACTGTAATTATCAAGGTTGTTTGTGTAACAGTTCCGTATCTTGCCCTCCAATACATTAGCGGAGATATTGCACCATTCACCTGCGCCGTCCTTGCCTAATCGGTCGTTCAAAATAACCTCCTGTATCTTCTTGTCGTACTTGCTAATAACTATCCCTGCCGATGCGGTCAGTTTGCCCTCTTTTACGAGGTTGGCAATGCCTTTAATGAGGTCGCAAAGTTTCAACATTTGATAGATATGCTTTTCGCTCTTGCCGTATGCTACGGCGAGGCTTGCAATATCGTAACGCTTTGTGTCTATAAGGCGTTTGTAAGCCTCTGCCGCCTCCATTGGTGGCACGTCCTCACGCTGTAAGTTCTCGGAGATTGAAAGGTCATACGCCTGTTCATCTGTTACCTCCCGAACGATGCAGGGGATTTCTGAAAGTTTGAGCATACGGCACGCCCTAAAACGGCGTTCCCCGCAAATGATTTCGTAATGCTCGCCTTTTTCTCCCTTACGCCGTACCGTAATGGGCTGTATCAGTCCATGAACGGAGATACTTTGCGCCAACTCTTTGAGCGCATCGGCATCGAATGTTTTTCGGGCATTGTAATTGCTCGGCTCTATCAAGTCCGATGCGATGTTTACGACTTTGCGTTGTCCGTTGTCGGGGGTGCGTACCACTACTGCGGTTACTACTTCGTTTGCTTTCTCTGCTATTGCTACGGCTGTGCCGTTGTTCTTAATTACTGTCATGATGTTGTTATTTAAAAGATTAAACCTATTACCAGTGTTATAATGATTGCCCAAACGAGCAAGGAAATAAGACAGAACAAAACGCCTTTAATGATTGCCCACACTAAATAAATCCCTGCGACAACCGCCACGAACGACCAACCCCAAAGGGCAAACCCTGCTACCGCAAAAGCTATTTTCAAAACCCAACCTATGCTGATTGGAAGGTTTGAGAATCGTTGTTTCCTGTTTTTTTCTGCTGTTCGTATCATAATTCTGACTTTTTTTAAAACGCTATGCCGTATCGGAGCCGGTTATGAGTGATCGAGTTTCAGGGGCAGAGAAAGGTAGTGTTTAGCCGATGCAAGTTTTTCGGGAATAAATACGCTCGCCGGAACGGAAAGAGGACGATTTTTCACGAAACCGAAGGCTCGAACTTGCTTCGGCGTGAAGAACACGGAAATACTTTCGCGCATGAAATCGAACACTTCATCGGCTAAGTCGGCATTCCGCTAAAAGAGGAAGAAATTATAAGATACGGGCAGTAGAAAAAATCCCCTTTACTCCCGGATAGTCTGAACAGGGAGTACAAAAAAAGCGGCTTATTTAATCGCCGTCGGAATCAGTTTGCACTTTAGGTATAGACAAGTGCAGACGAAAGCTACCAGCCAGCAAAGGGTTGGTATATGGTGTGTTTTAATGACTTACCTTTGTTTTCCCGTAATCATAGTATTAACGAAAAAGGTAAATATTATGGAGATAATAAATATAGAAGCCCGCACTTTCGAGGCTATGATGGAACGCTTTCAGGCATTTGCCAGGAAGATAAATCTTCTGTGCGATCAAAGTGAAGGTAAGGAGATGAAAGAATGGCTGGATAGTCAGGAGGTTTGCATAATACTGGATATTAGCAAACGGAAATTGCAGTATCTGAGAAATTTTCAAAAAATTCCTTATTCAATGATTAACGGCAAAATCTATTATAAGCCGGAGGATGTTAAGAAGTATATAGAGTTAGAAAGGGGGGAATATGGAAAATAAGAATGCAGAAAATCAAAATAGCCTTATTACGAGAACTACTCCCCAAATCACAGCTTTTTTTGAATCTTTAGACCGGATGCTGGATAAGGTAGAGATACTTGCTAAAAAAAATAGACCTACTCTAAATGGAGAGAGGTATTTAACGGATAAGGAATTATCTGAACGCTTAAAAATCAGCAGAAGGGCTTTGCAAGAGTATCGGAACGAAGGGAAAATACCCTATTATCAAATCGGAGCGAAAGTTCTATATAAGGAATCTGATATAGAAAAAATGCTGAAAGACAGCTATCGTAAGATATTTTAAAACAACAAAGGCTATCCGAAAAGATAGCCTTTGTTGATGTTAATCAATTCATTAAATTTCATTCATACTCATTTTAGTTTGAACCTTTTTCATGTCGGAATAGATATTGTGATTAAGCACTTTAGCATAATGTTCCGTCATTCTTGTACTGGTATGTCCCAACATTTTAGCGACATTTGTAAGTGCAACACCATTGGCAAGCGTTACGGTCGTGGCAAAAGTATGGCGGGCTGTGTGCGTGGTAACGTCCTTGTCAATCCCGCAGAAATCGGTAATTTCTTTCAAGTACGAGTTCATTTTCTGATTGCACATAACCGGGAGAAGAATGCCTTTTGACTTACACATTCTATGATTTTCATACCTGCGAATTATTTCCAACGGAATGTCAAGCAATGGGATGTCGCACATATTTTCTGTTTTCTCCCTCGACTTACGAATCCAGTAAGTACCTTCGTTATCCAAAACGATATGCTCTTTTTTCAAATTGCTTACATCTATAAATGCTAACCCAGTATAACAACAGAACACAAACACGTCCCGCACTAATGCTATTCTCGGCAGGGTAAATTCTTTCGTTGTGATAATATCCAGTTCCTCTTTGGTCAGGAAAAGCGGGTTAGTTTTCGACTGTTTGAATCTCATACCTGCAAAGGGATCATTTTTCAATAATCCGGTCGCCAGAGCAAGGGTGCTGACCTTTTTAATGACTTTCATATATCTGACAAGCGTATTCTGACTTAGCCCTTTATCAACCGTCAGATATAGTTCATATTTCCGAATAAGTTGGGAAGTAAATTCGGTAAAGGTTATATCGGATTTTCCGTACTCTTTCTCTATTACGACTTGCAAGGACTTATAACAGTTATCGTATCTGTTAATGGTGGAGTAGGCATAATCCAACCCGATACGTCGTCGGCAATCCTCGTTATGCTCTTTGAAAAATGTAAGGACGGTTTTTGTTGTTTCCTTATTAAAAAGTTTTTTCAATAAGATTTCGGGAGTAAAATACTCATCCTGCAATACCATATTCCGGTGAATTTCATACAGGCGGGTATGTAGGCTGCGGATATAATCGTTCAACTCATTAGCCTCCCGGCTCTTTCCCCGGCACATTCCTAACTTTGCATCCCAGTTTTCTTCTTTTACGCTGCGGTTAATACGGATGTCGCTGTAAACCCCGTCAATAGTTACCCTAAGTAATACAGGGCATTCTCCGTTTCTCAATTTTCGGGTCTTAATAATGTAGACCAGAACATTCATCATTTCTTGTTTCATAATTCCTCTTTTTTAATGGTTCAAAATTACGGAAATGAAACGAGTTTGTCGGTATGCAAAAATCAGCAGTTCAGTACATTAAATACCGTTTCGTTTGCTTTTTATGCGCCAGAAAAAAGCATATGAATGAACAAAGAGAAATGTTCTATAAACGGCCTTTTCCTACACTTTTAAGGGGGGTCGCCCTTAAAAGAAAAATCCCTGAAACAGTCTATGTTTCAGGGATTCGAACCAGGGACACAAGGATTTTCAGTCCTATGCTCTACCAACTGAGCTATGGCACCTTGAGTGATTGCGGTGCAAAGGTAATGAAAGTTTTTATATCTACAAATCGGGTGTAAACAAAAAAACGCTGATAATGCCTTATCAGGCTAATTATCAGCGTTTAAGTAACTAAAAAAAATATTATTTTTTATCGTCCATCAACGGATTCCAACCTTGGGCTTTGAGTTCAAACTCTTGTCCGTCTCTTGAAATAAGGGCGCAGCCCATATCGACTTTTGTTATATGGCCGACGAGCTTGACACCTTCCATCTCGGATATTTTTTCGTGATCGGCAAGGGGGACGGTGAATAGTAGTTCGTAGTCTTCGCCACCATTAAGGGCACAGGTGGTGAGGTTCATATTAAATTCTTCGGCCGCTACGGCAGTCTGGTAGTCAATAGGAATATGTTCTTCGTATATCCGGCAACCAACTTTGCTTTGTGTGCAGATATGTAACATTTCGGAGGAGAGGCCGTCTGAGATATCCATCATAGAAGTGGGCTTGATGCCGGCTTCTGTCAGCTTCTTAATTATGTCAGCCCGTGCTTCGGGTTTTAACTGGCGCTCCAATAGATATTCTTTTCCTGAGAAGTCCGGTTGAACTTCTTTTTCTCCTTTGAAAACGGCTTTTTCTCTTTCAAGAATTTGTAAGCCCATGTAAGCTGCTCCCAAATCTCCGCTCACACAGATAAGGTCGGTCTCCTGCGCTCCGTTGCGATATACTATGTTGTCTTTCTCGACTTCGCCTATACAGGTGATGCTGATGGCCATGCCGGTAAGCGAAGAAGTGGTGTCGCCACCTACGATATCTACGTTATACTGTTCGCAGGCAAGGCGCAAGCCGGCGTAAAACTCATCCATATCTTCTACGCTGAAACGTTTGGAGAGAGCCAAAGATACGGTAATCTGTCTGGGCGTTCCGTTCATGGCATAGATGTCTGAGAAGTTCACAATGGCAGATTTGTATCCCAGATGTTTCAAGGGTACGTAAACAAGATCGAAGTGTACACCTTCCATCAGCAAGTCGGTGGTGACGAGCACTTGTTTGTTTTCCGGATAGGAGAGCACAGCAGCATCGTCGCCGACGCCGTATTTGCTGGATTCGTTTTTAAGTTCGATACTTTCGGTTAGACGGCGGATGAGGCCAAACTCACCGAGGGTGGATATTTCTGTTCTTATCATTTAAGCACGGTTTATTAGTTCGCGCATGATGGTGGTCATTTTGGGCTGTGCTGCATCTGCAGCTATCTGGACTTCCTCATGCGATACTTCTACAATTTTTCCTTCTACTCCAAGGTCGGTGATAACGGAAATTCCGAGCACTCTGATCTTGCAATGGTTGGCTACAATAACTTCCGGTACGGTAGACATTCCTACAGCATCGGCACCCAGAATGCGGAAGAGTTTATATTCTGCCGGTGTTTCAAAGGTAGGACCTTGTGTGCCGATGTAAACACCTTGTTGTACTTTGATGCCTTTTTCCTTGGCAATAATAAGAGCTTTATTGATGAGCTCTTTAGAATAAGCTTCGCTCATGTCGGGAAACCGGTCACCGTAGAGGTTCTTTCCGCGAAGCGGATGTTCGGGGAAGTAGTTGATGTGATCGGTGATGATCATGAGGTCACCTATCTCGAAGTTTGGATTGGTTCCGCCACTGGCATTAGATACGAATAGTGTTTTGATACCGAGTTCCTTCATTACGCGTACGGGGAAGGTTACTTCTTTCATCGAATATCCTTCGTAGTAATGAAAGCGGCCTTGCATGGCCATGATATCCTTGTTGCCCAACTTGCCGAAAATGAGTTTGCCACTATGCCCCTCTACAGTTGAAACCGGAAAGTTGGGGATGTCTTTATACTCTATTTCATACTTTTCTGTGATTTCGTTTGCCAAACTACCAAGTCCAGTACCTAGTATGATGGCGGTTTCAGGACTGGTATGCATCCTTTCTTTCAGGAAGAATGTTGTTTCTTTTATTTTCTCTAACATAGCCAATAATGTTTTGGTTGAATATATGTTGTTGGTTTTGTAATATCTTAACTTCTATAGGCAGGGTGTAAAGATACGCTTTTAATTCATTATTCAGCGCCGGATGATGAATAAGCCTGGCTGCATCTTTCTCTGTAGTAATAATGATTTTTTTTTCTCCTTTTAAATGGTCGAAGCGTTCTTTTATCATTTGCATGTCTTTGCTGCTGAAATCGTGATGGTCGTCAAAAGTGAGTAGGTCAATGTGTGTTGTACGATTTTGCAATTCTTCCACAATGGTTGTTGGCGAGGCTATGCCCGTGAGTAATAGTACGTGTTCGTCTGTTTGCAATGAAGAAAGGTCTCTCCTTTTTTCTCCTGATTCAGGGAATAGAGGCGTTAGCTTTCCGTATTTGAAAGTGGAAAAATAGAGTTGCTGGTAAGGATAGAGGTTGAGTTGTTTGCTTATTATATTGAAATCAATAGGCTTAATATCAGCCGGGCATTTAGTGACAATAACCATCTGTGCGCGATTCTTCCCGCTAACGGATTCTCGTAATCGTCCGGCCGGTAAAAGTTGATCTTCGCAAAACAAACGATGATAGTCTGTAAGAAGTATATTAATTCCCGCTTTTACGTAGCGATGCTGAAAAGCATCGTCCAGCAATATAATATCTATTCTAGAATCGCTTAACTTGCCTAATTGCTCAATGCCGTGGCAACGATTCTCGTCTACTGCAACACGAATATTCGGAAACTTGGTTTTAATTTGGTAGGGTTCATCTCCGATGGTGTGGGCTATACTGTCTGCGGATGCAAGCCGATATCCACGTGTGTGTCTTTTATATCCACGGCTGAGAACGGCAATATGAAATTCCGATTGAAGTAATTTTATCAGGTATTCGGTATGTGGAGTTTTGCCGGTTCCACCTACAGAAAGGTTACCGATGCAGATGGTGGGAATGTCGAAACTCTTTGACCGGAGGAGTCCCCAGTCAAAGAGTCTATTTCTTATGCTTATTGCCACCCCATAGATCAGGGAGACAGGGCATAACCATTTATTTATTCTGATTCGGGATTCCTCCATCCAAATGGTTTTATTTGATGTTTAATTCGAAAGGAACGCGTGCTTGCAGGAAGTCGGTTCCTTTGAGATTCTTTAATAGTCCGAACTCTTTGTAATAATCTCCTAATTGGCTCTTAAGCAAGCGGGATTCGATGTAGTTTGTCGGTTTGGTTTCGAGCAATGAGGAGAGAAAATCTTTCTTATCAGGGTAACTTATTACGGTGTAGCCATCTACTTTGGCTTTCTTTATAGCAATGTCTATTGCTTTATCAATGCCACCCAATATATCTACTAAGCCAATCTCTTTAGCTGTTGCACCTGTCCACACACGGCCTTCGGCTATTTTCTCCATTTCGGTTTTGTTCATCTTACGTCCATCGGCACAACGGGTAAGGAAAAGGTCGTA containing:
- a CDS encoding DUF3800 domain-containing protein, which produces MNTKIYFDEAGNSGDNLLDKEQPIYVLASHNFNEEETRLILAPLLPLNNGEIHFYKLCKSKKYHKSIIEVLNNEMLDCSRVVMTAADKRFALWCNIVDKLVEPFYAKVLNEDMNKGGRKLQLANILYWMQTKIEDKELIEDFLQSFQNYYRGKDLKKQEDYKNDFLVALGRIEMIKDEDVREFFGYISMCNAFDLWDTPGQKYSLDFSISEFNYSCNQWGEILQEKFNVYHDNSKQIEHWKEYIKFMADERIPETVVGYGDRKHIYPLKIDRLELVDSKTSIEIQLADLFASSLSYYLRKTYNGINEPFLKELAETRFFNLKCFMQIGAGLNLNSEKFAKEMQNGGVDGADFIVEQEQKYLKSNM
- a CDS encoding ParB/RepB/Spo0J family partition protein gives rise to the protein MTVIKNNGTAVAIAEKANEVVTAVVVRTPDNGQRKVVNIASDLIEPSNYNARKTFDADALKELAQSISVHGLIQPITVRRKGEKGEHYEIICGERRFRACRMLKLSEIPCIVREVTDEQAYDLSISENLQREDVPPMEAAEAYKRLIDTKRYDIASLAVAYGKSEKHIYQMLKLCDLIKGIANLVKEGKLTASAGIVISKYDKKIQEVILNDRLGKDGAGEWCNISANVLEGKIRNCYTNNLDNYSFDKSKCLKCIHNSSNFDLFAEGGGCGKCTNKKCLLDKQTAYLVEQAQAVALADPKLVFVGEQYSHDNEATQIIKKGGYEFKNVQTYNLNSYPTAPTEPQASEYKKPEDYDKAQEKYGKEQEKYTKQTAHLEELKEQGKIRVYAKIGDSNVRMYYKEVATKDTKTNEQLIADLTAKKKRNNELADEKAAEGLKELLRTEQIPQSAFTADEETAMYFFMLSKLRRHNYKAVGLKENDYYGYLTDEKKLKIASSLTEEQKTVVRRDYLYNHLTDGTRTVGDEKGGMLLTFSKQHLPEQTEEIVSTHKEDYGKKNARLDERIAGLKKAEKKAKADAKAKKAEQIAKTEKTPKTAEKTVKKEVNVTALKSETAKMKGKEQPKATQSEKKEAKPTPQADKVLIVGIPKTQPKAEAVAV
- a CDS encoding helix-turn-helix domain-containing protein; protein product: MEIINIEARTFEAMMERFQAFARKINLLCDQSEGKEMKEWLDSQEVCIILDISKRKLQYLRNFQKIPYSMINGKIYYKPEDVKKYIELERGEYGK
- a CDS encoding helix-turn-helix domain-containing protein: MLDKVEILAKKNRPTLNGERYLTDKELSERLKISRRALQEYRNEGKIPYYQIGAKVLYKESDIEKMLKDSYRKIF
- a CDS encoding site-specific integrase; translated protein: MKQEMMNVLVYIIKTRKLRNGECPVLLRVTIDGVYSDIRINRSVKEENWDAKLGMCRGKSREANELNDYIRSLHTRLYEIHRNMVLQDEYFTPEILLKKLFNKETTKTVLTFFKEHNEDCRRRIGLDYAYSTINRYDNCYKSLQVVIEKEYGKSDITFTEFTSQLIRKYELYLTVDKGLSQNTLVRYMKVIKKVSTLALATGLLKNDPFAGMRFKQSKTNPLFLTKEELDIITTKEFTLPRIALVRDVFVFCCYTGLAFIDVSNLKKEHIVLDNEGTYWIRKSREKTENMCDIPLLDIPLEIIRRYENHRMCKSKGILLPVMCNQKMNSYLKEITDFCGIDKDVTTHTARHTFATTVTLANGVALTNVAKMLGHTSTRMTEHYAKVLNHNIYSDMKKVQTKMSMNEI
- the thiL gene encoding thiamine-phosphate kinase, coding for MRTEISTLGEFGLIRRLTESIELKNESSKYGVGDDAAVLSYPENKQVLVTTDLLMEGVHFDLVYVPLKHLGYKSAIVNFSDIYAMNGTPRQITVSLALSKRFSVEDMDEFYAGLRLACEQYNVDIVGGDTTSSLTGMAISITCIGEVEKDNIVYRNGAQETDLICVSGDLGAAYMGLQILEREKAVFKGEKEVQPDFSGKEYLLERQLKPEARADIIKKLTEAGIKPTSMMDISDGLSSEMLHICTQSKVGCRIYEEHIPIDYQTAVAAEEFNMNLTTCALNGGEDYELLFTVPLADHEKISEMEGVKLVGHITKVDMGCALISRDGQEFELKAQGWNPLMDDKK
- a CDS encoding purine-nucleoside phosphorylase, with product MLEKIKETTFFLKERMHTSPETAIILGTGLGSLANEITEKYEIEYKDIPNFPVSTVEGHSGKLIFGKLGNKDIMAMQGRFHYYEGYSMKEVTFPVRVMKELGIKTLFVSNASGGTNPNFEIGDLMIITDHINYFPEHPLRGKNLYGDRFPDMSEAYSKELINKALIIAKEKGIKVQQGVYIGTQGPTFETPAEYKLFRILGADAVGMSTVPEVIVANHCKIRVLGISVITDLGVEGKIVEVSHEEVQIAADAAQPKMTTIMRELINRA
- the lpxK gene encoding tetraacyldisaccharide 4'-kinase, whose translation is MEESRIRINKWLCPVSLIYGVAISIRNRLFDWGLLRSKSFDIPTICIGNLSVGGTGKTPHTEYLIKLLQSEFHIAVLSRGYKRHTRGYRLASADSIAHTIGDEPYQIKTKFPNIRVAVDENRCHGIEQLGKLSDSRIDIILLDDAFQHRYVKAGINILLTDYHRLFCEDQLLPAGRLRESVSGKNRAQMVIVTKCPADIKPIDFNIISKQLNLYPYQQLYFSTFKYGKLTPLFPESGEKRRDLSSLQTDEHVLLLTGIASPTTIVEELQNRTTHIDLLTFDDHHDFSSKDMQMIKERFDHLKGEKKIIITTEKDAARLIHHPALNNELKAYLYTLPIEVKILQNQQHIFNQNIIGYVRENKRNNILPERKDAYQS